From Rutidosis leptorrhynchoides isolate AG116_Rl617_1_P2 chromosome 3, CSIRO_AGI_Rlap_v1, whole genome shotgun sequence, a single genomic window includes:
- the LOC139900016 gene encoding uncharacterized protein: protein MTSGAQTNDNNTIPNITLSAEQFQILLAAAQGNHSNGNNGQQNLPKTCSYKDFSNCKPPSYKGTEGPVELTRWFEKLESIFRMCNCADVDRVKFATGSLSGGALTWWTAYSQTVGLDAANAIPWTVLKRMMTDKYCPRNQVQKMESEFWELKVKGTDIEAYTNRFLELVTLCPDMVPTEHKKIERYVEGLPDEIQGNVIAAGKETVDGVILMAQNLVMAKRRKLATNKQTEVKAVDNKRKFEPAQSSGQRSNKRVSDDTKSGYIGTKPLCNRCDKHHHGRCTVECSRCKKIGNLAKNCKVVLPATNTPAAKTDPTVPTCYGCGEVGHFRNQCPKNKTATAGNAKGRAFVMTTEEAREEDEVITADKNFKINLLPVELGSFDVVVGMDWLTPLRAGYQAILANVKKVEPEEKRIEDVPVVREFPEVFPEELPGLPPQRQVKFQIDLTPGAAPIQRLGQTSALG from the exons atGACTAGTGGTGCGCAAACAAATGACAACAACACTATTCCCAACATCACTCTCTCTGCCGAGCAATTTCAGATACTTTTAGCTGCCGCCCAGGGCAACCACAGCAATGGCAACAACGGTCAACAGAATCTCCCCAAAACTTGTTCATACAAGGATTTCTCAAATTGCAAACCTCCAAGCTATAAaggaactgagggaccggttgaaCTAACCCGGTGGTTCGAAAAACTTGAGTCTATTTTCAGGATGTGCAATTGTGCCGATGTTGATCGCGTTAAGTTTGCTACAGGATCTTTATCTGGCGGTGCATTGACTTGGTGGACCGCATACTCTCAAACTGTGGGACTTGATGCTGCAAATGCCATCCCATGGACTGTCCTAAAAAGAATGATGACGGACAAGTATTGTCCAAGAAATCAGGTCCAGAAAATGGAaagtgagttctgggaactcaaggtaaagggtactgacattgaggctTATACCAACCGTTTCTTAGAGTTGGTTACATTATGCCCTGACATGGTACCTACGGAACACAAGAAGATTGAACGTTATGTAGAAGGTCTGCCTGATGAGATTCAGGGTAATGTGATAGCTGCTGGTAAAGAGACCGTCGATGGTGTGATATTGATGGCTCAAAATTTGGTAATGGCGAAAAGAAGGAAGCTCGCCACTAATAAGCAAACCGAAGTAAAAGCTGTTGATaataaaaggaagtttgagcctgCTCAGAGTTCGGGTCAGCGTTCAAACAAAAGGGTTAGTGATGATACAAAAAGTGGTTATATTGGAACAAAGCCGTTATGTAATCGCTGTGATAAACATCATCATGGGAGGTGCACTGTTGAGTGCAGTAGGTGTAAGAAGATTGGAAATTTAGCCAAGAACTGTAAGGTTGTGCTGCCTGCAACCAACACTCCAGCTGCAAAGACTGATCCAACCGTGCCTACTTGTTACGGTTGTGGGGAAGTTGGGCATTTCAGAAACCAGTGCCCTAAGAACAAGACTGCAACAGCGGGTAATGCTAAGGGTAGAGCATTTGTCATGACTACCGAAGAGGcccgtgaagaagatgaagttataACGG CTGACAAAAACTTTAAGATCAACTTACTGCCAGTcgaattaggaagctttgatgtagttgTAGGGATGGATTGGCTAACCCCGTTgagagct GGGTATCAAGCCATCTTAGCTAATGTTAAGAAAGTTGAACCGGAAGAGAAACGAATTGAAGATGTTCCGGTGGTTAGAgaatttcctgaagtttttcctgaagaactccctggtctcccacCTCAAAGACAAGTCAAGTTTCAAATCGATctaactcccggtgctgcacctatt cAAAGGTTGGGACAGACATCTGcccttggctga